From the Senegalimassilia faecalis genome, one window contains:
- a CDS encoding type III pantothenate kinase, translated as MAARTARRGAQALALTVDIGNSVTNFGLAGGEELKETWSVTTPESLTADEALMCVSSYLQARCDGAEVGDAIVSSVVPSLTDAWIEALHRLCGTRPLVVGPGLKSGLKLHLNSPADLGADRVADCVAAKHLYGFPLIVVDFGTATNLEVIDEEGVVQGGVIAPGLRLAARAVAQAAAQLPVIDLRAPKSVIGKNTRDAMQAGIVIGEVARIDGLIDAVWAELGYKTRVVATGDDAHAMASLSRRIELADQHLTLKGLALLRVKNRKSR; from the coding sequence ATGGCGGCAAGGACGGCAAGGCGTGGCGCGCAGGCGCTGGCGCTTACGGTGGACATCGGCAATTCCGTGACGAATTTTGGCTTGGCGGGAGGCGAGGAGCTCAAGGAAACGTGGAGCGTCACCACGCCGGAGAGCCTGACGGCCGATGAGGCGCTTATGTGCGTGTCGTCGTATCTGCAAGCGCGCTGCGACGGAGCCGAGGTGGGCGACGCCATCGTGTCGTCGGTGGTGCCCAGCCTGACGGATGCCTGGATCGAGGCGCTGCACCGTTTGTGCGGCACGCGGCCGCTGGTGGTGGGCCCTGGGTTGAAATCGGGCTTGAAGCTGCACTTGAACAGTCCGGCCGACCTTGGCGCCGATCGCGTGGCGGATTGCGTGGCGGCAAAGCACCTGTACGGGTTCCCGCTTATCGTGGTGGATTTCGGCACGGCCACCAATTTGGAAGTTATCGACGAAGAGGGCGTGGTGCAAGGTGGCGTCATTGCCCCGGGGCTGCGCTTGGCTGCGCGCGCCGTGGCGCAGGCCGCGGCTCAGCTGCCTGTCATCGACTTGCGCGCGCCGAAAAGCGTTATCGGCAAGAACACGCGCGACGCCATGCAGGCGGGCATCGTCATCGGGGAAGTGGCGCGCATCGATGGGCTTATCGATGCCGTGTGGGCCGAACTCGGGTACAAAACGCGCGTGGTGGCTACGGGCGACGATGCGCACGCCATGGCCAGCTTGTCGCGGCGCATCGAGCTTGCGGACCAACACCTTACGCTGAAAGGCTTGGCGCTGTTGCGCGTGAAGAACCGCAAGTCGCGGTAG
- the brnQ gene encoding branched-chain amino acid transport system II carrier protein translates to MKKDTLITGLALFAMFFGAGNLIFPPYLGMESGTEWVLGFLCFVLIDVVLSCLGIFALNATGGANAAVEGSIGRVPGLVLNTAVILCTGMVIAEPRTAATTYEMSIVPLFGDGVGMLAFSAVFFAVVLALSIRQTHVVTVIGKVLTPLLVACVAVLIVVGVAHPLGDIGAPLSTTVAQDGISAGYQAMDVLACVGFAIVMENAARTAGYARREDQLKVIAGASVVAGLLLAVIYGGLTFLGAASATSFGAGMDRSTLIVAIVQHLLGDTGMAVLAVIVGLACLTTAIGLTGATASYFERVTHGKVPYRVGVIVCVLVSLAICNLGLNAIIAFAAPILSVVCPPFIVCVVMVLFKRKMGTEWPIKGAAAGAFVISLLTTIDDTFGALPVMQTLPLTEFGFNWLPFAVLGGVVGALAFAALRRKSDKAAA, encoded by the coding sequence GTGAAGAAGGATACGCTTATTACGGGATTGGCGCTGTTTGCCATGTTCTTCGGGGCGGGAAACCTGATATTCCCGCCGTATCTTGGCATGGAAAGCGGCACTGAGTGGGTGCTGGGATTTCTGTGCTTCGTGCTTATCGACGTGGTGTTGTCGTGCCTGGGCATTTTCGCGCTCAATGCGACGGGCGGGGCGAACGCGGCTGTTGAGGGGTCGATCGGGCGCGTGCCCGGTTTGGTGCTGAACACGGCCGTCATCCTGTGCACGGGCATGGTCATCGCCGAGCCGCGCACGGCCGCCACTACGTACGAGATGTCCATCGTGCCGCTGTTCGGCGACGGCGTGGGCATGTTGGCGTTCTCCGCTGTGTTTTTTGCGGTGGTGCTCGCGCTGTCTATTCGGCAAACGCACGTGGTCACCGTCATCGGCAAGGTGCTCACGCCGCTTTTGGTGGCGTGCGTGGCGGTGCTTATCGTCGTGGGCGTGGCGCATCCACTGGGCGATATTGGCGCACCGCTGTCGACAACGGTGGCGCAGGACGGCATTTCCGCAGGTTATCAGGCTATGGACGTGCTTGCGTGCGTGGGATTTGCCATTGTGATGGAAAACGCCGCGCGAACGGCCGGCTACGCGCGCCGCGAGGATCAGCTGAAGGTCATTGCCGGAGCCAGCGTGGTGGCCGGGCTGCTGTTGGCCGTTATCTACGGCGGGTTGACGTTTCTGGGCGCCGCGTCTGCCACGTCGTTCGGCGCAGGCATGGACCGCTCCACGCTGATCGTGGCCATCGTGCAGCACTTGCTTGGCGACACGGGCATGGCCGTGCTGGCCGTCATCGTGGGCCTGGCGTGCCTGACCACGGCCATTGGCCTGACGGGCGCCACGGCGTCGTATTTCGAGCGCGTCACGCACGGCAAGGTGCCGTATCGCGTAGGCGTCATCGTCTGCGTGCTGGTGTCGCTTGCTATCTGCAACCTGGGGCTGAACGCCATCATCGCGTTCGCCGCACCCATTCTTTCGGTGGTGTGCCCGCCGTTTATAGTGTGCGTGGTCATGGTGCTGTTCAAGAGGAAGATGGGTACGGAGTGGCCTATCAAGGGTGCGGCGGCCGGCGCGTTCGTTATCAGCCTGCTGACCACCATCGATGATACGTTCGGGGCGCTTCCCGTCATGCAGACGCTGCCGTTGACGGAGTTCGGGTTCAACTGGCTGCCGTTCGCCGTGCTTGGCGGTGTTGTGGGCGCCTTGGCGTTCGCGGCCCTGCGGCGTAAATCGGATAAGGCGGCGGCGTAA
- a CDS encoding glycosyltransferase family 2 protein, whose product MKTISFAIPCYNSAEYMDKCIESILACGGAQGTDDIEIIIVDDGSAKDNTAEKADEWRARHPGVIKAVHQENGGHGQAVNTGLANATGLYFKVVDSDDWLDRRAMEDVMAYVRSQVGRQAPTDLVIANYVYEKVHENTRTVMHYRNVFPEGREFGWADVGHFNPSQYLLMHSVIYRTELLRGMGLQLPKHTFYVDNIFVYVPLPHVKTIYYLDVDMYRYFIGREDQSVNESVMMSRIDQQLRVTRIMIDAVQLPSGVAEKRLERYMENYLSMMMCICSIFLRMINTDEAEDEREAIWAYLKQHNPDVYRHVRRSVLNMGTNIPTKAGRAIGITGYHVAQKIFKFN is encoded by the coding sequence ATGAAAACCATTTCGTTTGCCATTCCGTGCTACAACTCGGCCGAGTACATGGACAAATGCATCGAGTCCATCTTGGCGTGCGGCGGCGCGCAGGGCACCGACGACATCGAGATCATCATCGTCGACGACGGTTCCGCGAAGGACAACACGGCGGAAAAGGCCGATGAGTGGCGGGCGCGCCACCCCGGCGTCATCAAGGCGGTGCACCAGGAAAACGGCGGACACGGCCAGGCGGTGAACACAGGCTTGGCCAACGCAACGGGCCTGTACTTCAAGGTGGTCGACTCCGACGACTGGCTTGACCGTCGCGCCATGGAGGACGTTATGGCCTACGTGCGCAGCCAGGTGGGGCGTCAGGCTCCCACCGACCTGGTCATCGCGAACTACGTGTATGAAAAGGTGCACGAGAACACGCGCACCGTTATGCATTACCGCAACGTGTTTCCCGAAGGGCGTGAGTTCGGCTGGGCGGACGTGGGGCATTTCAACCCCAGCCAGTACCTGCTAATGCATTCGGTCATCTACCGCACGGAACTTTTGCGCGGCATGGGGCTGCAGCTTCCCAAGCACACGTTCTACGTGGACAACATCTTCGTGTACGTGCCGCTGCCGCATGTCAAGACCATCTACTACCTTGACGTGGACATGTACCGCTACTTCATCGGGCGCGAGGACCAAAGCGTGAACGAGTCGGTCATGATGAGCCGTATCGATCAGCAGCTGCGCGTCACGCGCATCATGATCGACGCCGTGCAGCTGCCCTCCGGCGTGGCCGAGAAGCGCCTGGAGCGCTACATGGAGAACTACCTGTCCATGATGATGTGCATCTGCTCCATCTTCCTGCGCATGATCAACACCGACGAGGCCGAGGACGAACGCGAGGCAATCTGGGCATACCTCAAGCAGCACAACCCCGACGTGTATCGCCATGTGCGGCGCAGCGTGCTGAACATGGGCACGAACATCCCCACGAAAGCCGGTCGAGCCATCGGCATCACCGGCTACCACGTAGCCCAGAAGATCTTCAAGTTCAATTAG
- the pta gene encoding phosphate acetyltransferase yields the protein MTSFLESMIARAKADKQTIVLAEGDDPRTLEAAETILAQDVANLIILGDVEGIKASGRNLEGAQLIDPRTSELAAEFADTFYELRKNKGMTPEKAAETVKDVLYFGVMMVKTGRADGMVAGACHATGDVLRPSLQILKTAPGVKLVSSFFVMVAPNCEYGQDGTFLFSDCGLEIQPDAEKLAHIAVNSARSWKNLIGTEPVVAMLSHSTYASAKNDDQAKVAQAAAIARELAPELALDGELQADAAMVPSVGASKAPDSKVAGHANCLIFPDLDAGNIGYKLVQRLAHAEAFGPVTQGIAAPVNDLSRGCVAHDIVGVIAITCVQAQAKKAAEAE from the coding sequence ATGACCTCGTTTTTGGAATCCATGATCGCTCGCGCAAAAGCCGACAAGCAAACCATCGTGCTGGCAGAAGGCGACGACCCGCGCACGCTTGAAGCCGCCGAGACCATCTTGGCGCAAGATGTGGCGAACCTCATCATCCTGGGCGACGTCGAGGGCATCAAGGCATCGGGGCGCAACCTCGAAGGCGCGCAGCTGATCGACCCGCGCACGTCCGAGCTTGCCGCCGAGTTCGCCGACACGTTCTACGAGCTGCGCAAGAACAAGGGCATGACCCCTGAAAAGGCCGCCGAAACGGTGAAGGACGTGCTGTACTTCGGCGTCATGATGGTGAAGACCGGCCGTGCCGACGGCATGGTTGCCGGCGCGTGCCACGCAACCGGCGACGTGCTGCGCCCCAGCCTGCAAATCCTGAAGACAGCCCCGGGCGTAAAGCTGGTCAGCAGCTTCTTCGTCATGGTGGCGCCGAACTGCGAATACGGCCAGGACGGCACGTTCCTGTTCAGCGACTGCGGCCTGGAGATTCAGCCCGACGCCGAGAAGCTTGCCCACATTGCCGTGAACTCCGCGAGGTCGTGGAAGAACCTCATCGGCACCGAGCCGGTGGTGGCCATGCTGTCGCATTCCACGTACGCTTCCGCGAAGAACGACGACCAAGCCAAGGTTGCCCAGGCCGCGGCCATCGCGCGCGAACTTGCCCCCGAGCTGGCGCTTGACGGCGAGCTGCAGGCCGACGCGGCCATGGTGCCTTCCGTGGGTGCCTCGAAGGCTCCCGACAGCAAGGTGGCGGGGCATGCGAACTGCCTGATCTTCCCCGACCTGGACGCGGGCAACATCGGTTACAAGCTGGTGCAACGCCTGGCGCATGCCGAGGCGTTCGGCCCGGTCACGCAGGGCATTGCTGCCCCGGTGAACGACCTGTCGCGCGGCTGCGTGGCCCACGACATCGTCGGCGTCATCGCCATCACGTGCGTGCAGGCGCAGGCGAAGAAGGCGGCGGAAGCGGAATAG
- a CDS encoding acetate/propionate family kinase, with product MNVLVINAGSSSLKYQLINVETHTLMAKGICERVGSAQAFHKHGLDDNEVVIDAKMADHDDAMALVLDSLVSGEDAAISSLSEIDAVGHRIVQGGKYFDRSVLIDDDVIAKIDELAELAPLHNGAALMGIRACQKHMPGIPMVAVFDTSFFQTLPPKAYMYPLPYEMYEKYAIRKYGAHGTSHRYISERAAVVLDEPLEDLKLITLHLGNGCSASAIDHGVAVDTSMGLTPLDGLMMGTRCGAIDPAIVPFIMEHENLSAAEMNDLMNKKSGLLGISGVSNDLRSVRTASEEGNERAMLAYDMFSNSVKKCIGQYIAVMGGVDAIVLTAGVGENCEKMRRMIFSGLQPLGIVLDEEKNRHRGFERIISTDDSAVQIIIIPTNEEYMIARDTYEIVHDQQVGISAQ from the coding sequence TTGAACGTTTTGGTTATCAATGCGGGTTCTTCATCGCTGAAATACCAGCTCATCAATGTTGAAACGCATACGCTCATGGCCAAGGGCATTTGCGAACGCGTTGGCAGCGCCCAAGCGTTCCACAAACATGGACTTGACGACAACGAAGTGGTCATCGACGCGAAGATGGCCGACCACGACGACGCTATGGCGCTGGTGCTCGACTCGCTGGTGTCCGGCGAAGATGCCGCTATTTCTTCGCTTTCCGAAATCGACGCGGTGGGTCATCGCATCGTGCAGGGCGGCAAGTACTTCGACCGCTCCGTGCTCATCGACGACGACGTCATCGCGAAGATCGACGAGCTGGCTGAGCTGGCGCCTTTGCACAACGGCGCCGCGCTTATGGGAATCCGCGCGTGCCAGAAGCACATGCCGGGCATTCCCATGGTGGCCGTGTTCGACACGTCGTTCTTCCAGACGCTGCCGCCGAAGGCTTACATGTACCCGCTTCCGTACGAGATGTACGAGAAGTACGCCATCCGCAAATATGGCGCTCACGGCACGTCGCACCGCTACATCTCCGAGCGCGCGGCCGTAGTGCTTGACGAACCGCTTGAGGACCTGAAGCTTATCACGCTGCACCTTGGCAACGGCTGCTCGGCGTCGGCCATCGACCATGGTGTTGCCGTGGACACGTCCATGGGCCTCACGCCGCTTGACGGTTTGATGATGGGCACGCGCTGCGGCGCCATCGACCCCGCCATCGTGCCGTTCATCATGGAGCATGAGAACCTTTCAGCCGCCGAGATGAACGACCTCATGAACAAGAAGTCGGGCCTTTTGGGCATTTCCGGCGTGTCGAACGACCTGCGCAGCGTACGCACCGCTTCCGAAGAGGGCAACGAGCGCGCCATGCTGGCCTACGACATGTTTTCGAACTCCGTGAAGAAGTGCATCGGCCAGTACATCGCCGTCATGGGCGGCGTGGACGCCATCGTGTTGACGGCGGGCGTGGGCGAGAACTGCGAGAAGATGCGTCGCATGATCTTCAGCGGCCTGCAGCCGCTGGGAATCGTGCTTGACGAGGAGAAGAACCGCCATCGCGGCTTCGAGCGCATCATCTCCACCGACGATTCCGCCGTGCAGATTATCATCATCCCTACGAACGAGGAATACATGATCGCCCGCGACACTTACGAGATCGTCCACGATCAACAAGTAGGAATCAGCGCTCAGTAA
- the xseB gene encoding exodeoxyribonuclease VII small subunit, producing the protein MEPVQNEKPIEQLTFREAMAELDGIVGTLESNTLELEDSLAKYERGVALLRALQGRLSDAQQKVDVLMGQLEPEVSDEQRDTTLS; encoded by the coding sequence ATGGAACCCGTACAGAACGAAAAGCCTATCGAGCAGCTGACGTTTCGCGAGGCCATGGCCGAGCTTGACGGCATCGTGGGCACGCTTGAGTCGAACACGCTTGAACTTGAGGACAGCCTGGCGAAATACGAGCGCGGCGTGGCGCTGCTGCGTGCCCTGCAGGGCCGCCTGAGCGATGCGCAGCAGAAGGTGGACGTGCTGATGGGGCAGCTTGAGCCTGAAGTTTCCGACGAGCAGCGCGACACCACGCTGTCGTAG
- the xseA gene encoding exodeoxyribonuclease VII large subunit, with the protein MTNSERPALSVSAAMALAKGALEGVTVRLVGEVSELSNKPGYKAVYFTVKDKSASLPCMMWNNRYRAAGVQMRVGQLVELTGRFTLYAAKGRMNFDVFSVALAGEGNLRLQVANLARKLSAEGLMDPARKLPIPVFPLTIGLVTSPRGDAVHDVLRTLRRRFPVARVLLAGVAVEGPQAPAGIVEGMRAVVHAGAEVVLVVRGGGSYEDLMPFNDEFLARMIVKCPVPVVTGIGHEPDTSIADMVADLRASTPTAAAEKVSPARESLDALFAARTGSLSACAQRSIEHAAARLGRAAAHPVFRDSNALLAAPAMGLDVAADRLSRALPASLDKDRLQVARMQERLATALPNAVNEDAVALGHLKDRFARVLPVGVASVAQLVEHDRERLVRALPAATRALSSDLAHARQRLVGVGGSLTQPYRQQFGVAAAQLDALSPLAVLGRGYAIARNEEGAVVKHVAAAPVGSRVDVSVSDGVLACRVEAHATASQQTDSRKDA; encoded by the coding sequence ATGACGAATAGCGAAAGGCCGGCGCTTTCCGTTTCCGCTGCCATGGCGCTTGCGAAAGGCGCGCTTGAAGGCGTTACCGTGCGCCTGGTGGGCGAGGTTTCCGAGCTTTCGAACAAGCCCGGCTACAAAGCCGTGTACTTCACGGTGAAGGACAAGTCGGCCAGCCTGCCGTGCATGATGTGGAACAACCGATACCGCGCCGCAGGCGTGCAGATGCGCGTCGGTCAGCTTGTCGAGCTGACCGGCCGTTTCACGTTATACGCGGCGAAGGGCCGCATGAACTTCGACGTGTTCTCCGTGGCGCTTGCCGGCGAGGGCAACCTGCGCCTGCAGGTGGCCAACCTTGCGCGCAAGCTTTCGGCCGAAGGGCTTATGGACCCGGCGCGAAAGCTGCCGATTCCGGTGTTTCCCCTGACCATCGGCTTGGTAACCAGCCCGCGCGGCGACGCGGTGCACGATGTGCTGCGCACGCTGCGGCGTCGTTTTCCCGTGGCTCGCGTGCTGCTTGCCGGCGTGGCCGTTGAGGGGCCGCAGGCGCCAGCCGGCATTGTTGAGGGCATGCGCGCCGTGGTGCACGCGGGCGCCGAAGTGGTGCTGGTGGTACGCGGCGGCGGCTCGTACGAGGACCTTATGCCGTTCAACGACGAGTTTTTGGCACGCATGATCGTGAAGTGCCCCGTGCCCGTGGTCACCGGCATCGGGCATGAGCCCGACACGTCTATCGCCGATATGGTTGCCGATTTGCGCGCCTCCACGCCAACGGCGGCTGCCGAGAAGGTCAGCCCCGCGCGCGAGTCGCTTGACGCGTTGTTCGCGGCACGGACCGGCAGCTTGTCGGCGTGTGCGCAGCGCAGCATCGAGCATGCGGCGGCCCGCCTTGGCCGCGCGGCCGCGCATCCGGTGTTTCGCGACTCGAACGCGCTGTTAGCGGCACCCGCCATGGGGCTTGACGTTGCGGCCGACCGTTTGAGCCGTGCGCTGCCCGCAAGCCTGGACAAAGACCGCCTGCAGGTTGCGCGCATGCAGGAACGCCTGGCCACGGCGCTGCCGAACGCCGTCAACGAGGATGCGGTGGCGCTTGGGCACTTGAAAGATCGTTTCGCGCGCGTGCTGCCTGTTGGCGTGGCTTCGGTCGCGCAGCTTGTCGAGCATGACCGCGAACGATTGGTGCGCGCCCTTCCCGCAGCCACGCGTGCGCTATCGAGCGACCTTGCGCATGCGCGTCAGCGCCTTGTCGGCGTTGGCGGTTCGCTTACGCAGCCTTATCGCCAGCAGTTCGGCGTGGCGGCAGCGCAGCTTGACGCGCTTTCCCCGCTTGCCGTGCTTGGACGCGGCTACGCCATCGCGCGCAATGAAGAGGGGGCCGTGGTGAAGCACGTTGCGGCCGCGCCTGTTGGCAGCCGCGTCGATGTTTCCGTTTCCGACGGCGTTCTTGCCTGCCGCGTCGAGGCGCACGCTACCGCTTCCCAGCAAACCGATTCCCGAAAGGATGCATGA
- a CDS encoding zinc metallopeptidase codes for MSMSYLSLIVVTMVIGMGATWYVNRQINKYLRVPASTRITGAQMAERMLAANGVTGVQIHRGGPQQDHFDPRSNSITLDPDAFGGTSITAIATACHEVGHACQFAEGYAPMRIRGALVPAVNFASNAWVFLLMIGIFMHMAGLTTLAIIMYAVVVLFQLVTLPVEFDASRRGLAFLTTQGITSAEQSGAYSVLRACALTYVAAALTSILQLLWLLQSHDE; via the coding sequence ATGAGCATGAGCTATCTATCACTTATCGTCGTCACCATGGTCATCGGCATGGGCGCCACGTGGTACGTGAATCGCCAGATCAACAAGTACCTGCGCGTTCCCGCTTCCACGCGCATCACCGGCGCGCAGATGGCCGAGCGCATGCTTGCCGCCAACGGCGTCACGGGCGTGCAGATTCATCGCGGCGGCCCGCAGCAGGACCACTTCGACCCGCGCTCGAACTCCATCACACTTGACCCCGACGCGTTCGGCGGCACGTCCATCACGGCTATCGCCACGGCGTGCCACGAAGTGGGCCATGCCTGTCAGTTCGCCGAGGGCTATGCGCCCATGAGGATTCGCGGCGCGCTGGTGCCCGCCGTGAACTTCGCTTCGAACGCCTGGGTGTTCCTGCTGATGATCGGCATTTTCATGCACATGGCGGGCCTTACCACGCTTGCCATCATCATGTACGCCGTCGTCGTGCTGTTCCAGCTGGTCACGCTGCCAGTTGAGTTCGATGCGTCGCGCCGCGGCCTGGCGTTTCTGACCACGCAGGGCATCACGTCGGCCGAGCAGTCCGGCGCGTATTCCGTGCTTCGCGCCTGCGCGCTCACCTACGTTGCCGCTGCGCTTACGTCTATCCTGCAGCTGTTGTGGCTGCTGCAGTCCCATGACGAATAG
- the rnd gene encoding ribonuclease D: MYIANQETFEAFIARAHNSSVLAIDTEFLREKTYYARLCLIQLATDDEVVIVDPFAIQDLHVLAPLLEDENVTKILHAGGQDLEILWHEVGVLPNPLFDTQVAAALLGHTQQIGYGALVSAECGVSLRKMDSFTDWSRRPLSESQLDYAADDVIYLPRMYRHMKEQLESQGRLHWLDPEFAEMRDPARFDSDERERYRRLKRVGQLSRRQLAAAREVAAWREITAQKRNVPRKWVITDEQIVEACKREARTIDDLFMVRGMREKLNTRDARTVASLMKAAMDASPNTWPEPDRGGKNEPNVDAPLDLMSALVRLRAKENGVAFPTLASHDDLVRVARGYRQGIDLLRGWRRALVGEELIELLEGKLMLSLEGHELKVTRLDGEE, encoded by the coding sequence GTGTACATCGCAAACCAAGAAACATTCGAGGCGTTTATCGCCCGCGCGCACAACTCCAGCGTGCTTGCCATCGATACCGAATTCCTGCGTGAGAAGACGTATTATGCGCGGCTGTGCCTTATCCAGCTTGCCACCGATGACGAGGTGGTCATCGTCGACCCGTTCGCCATTCAGGACTTGCATGTGCTGGCCCCGCTGCTTGAAGACGAAAACGTCACGAAAATCTTGCATGCCGGCGGACAGGACCTGGAAATCCTGTGGCACGAGGTGGGCGTGCTGCCGAACCCCCTGTTCGATACGCAGGTTGCCGCGGCGCTGCTTGGGCACACGCAGCAGATTGGCTACGGCGCGCTCGTAAGCGCCGAATGCGGCGTGTCGCTGCGCAAGATGGACTCGTTCACCGATTGGTCGCGCCGCCCGCTGTCCGAATCGCAGCTTGATTACGCCGCCGACGACGTCATCTACCTTCCGCGCATGTACCGCCACATGAAGGAGCAGCTGGAAAGCCAAGGGAGGCTGCATTGGCTTGACCCCGAGTTCGCCGAGATGCGCGATCCGGCGCGTTTCGATTCCGACGAACGCGAGCGCTATCGCAGGCTCAAGCGCGTCGGGCAGCTTTCGCGCCGCCAGCTTGCCGCCGCTCGCGAGGTTGCGGCGTGGCGCGAGATCACGGCGCAGAAGCGCAACGTGCCGCGCAAGTGGGTGATCACCGACGAGCAGATCGTGGAGGCGTGCAAGCGCGAGGCGCGCACCATCGACGACCTGTTCATGGTGCGCGGCATGCGCGAGAAGCTGAACACGCGCGACGCCCGCACGGTGGCTTCGCTTATGAAAGCCGCCATGGACGCAAGCCCGAACACGTGGCCCGAGCCCGATCGCGGCGGCAAGAACGAGCCGAACGTCGATGCGCCGCTTGACCTCATGAGCGCGCTGGTGCGCTTGCGGGCGAAGGAAAACGGCGTGGCGTTTCCCACGCTGGCCAGCCACGACGACCTGGTGCGCGTCGCGCGCGGATATCGTCAGGGCATCGATTTGCTGCGCGGCTGGCGCCGGGCGCTCGTGGGTGAAGAGCTTATCGAGCTTCTGGAAGGCAAGCTCATGCTCTCGCTAGAGGGCCACGAGCTGAAGGTCACGCGCCTCGACGGGGAAGAGTAG
- a CDS encoding diacylglycerol/lipid kinase family protein, with translation MKLLVINNLSSGYGEGAVYDFVRSFARDGDEVCMRSTDGTTPVETLVEGAQDYDAVIAAGGDGTVATVCYLLANTGIPVLPFPAGTANLLALNLASPLEPHALAKMVRGGQTLDFDMGEITVGQRKFGFSIMAGAGYDATIMRGAQRGKRLLGPIAYLQSAVMNAIPQQSKFTLDLDGRTVESEGLGVLLVNFSKIQFDITVTHENEPRDGEFDVVVLKAKTAFDLIPAVFAGILDRDGEFPDRTDALEIFRAKEVAVSADPPMEVQYDGEATGLTTPFSARILPRATRLFISDEGYGQFAK, from the coding sequence GTGAAACTGCTCGTCATAAACAACCTCTCATCGGGCTACGGCGAAGGCGCCGTGTACGATTTCGTCCGCAGCTTCGCCCGCGACGGCGACGAGGTGTGCATGCGTTCCACCGACGGCACCACGCCCGTTGAAACGCTGGTGGAAGGCGCGCAAGACTACGACGCCGTCATCGCCGCGGGCGGGGACGGCACGGTGGCCACGGTGTGCTACCTGCTGGCGAACACGGGCATCCCCGTGCTGCCCTTCCCCGCCGGCACCGCTAACTTGCTGGCATTGAACCTTGCCAGCCCGCTTGAGCCGCACGCATTGGCCAAGATGGTGCGCGGCGGGCAGACGCTTGACTTCGACATGGGCGAGATCACCGTCGGCCAGCGCAAGTTCGGGTTCTCCATCATGGCGGGCGCCGGCTACGACGCCACCATCATGCGCGGCGCGCAGCGCGGAAAGCGCCTGCTCGGGCCCATCGCGTACCTGCAGTCGGCCGTCATGAACGCCATACCGCAGCAATCGAAGTTCACGCTTGACCTTGACGGACGCACCGTGGAAAGCGAAGGCTTGGGCGTGCTGCTGGTGAACTTCTCGAAAATCCAGTTCGACATCACCGTCACGCACGAAAACGAGCCGCGCGACGGCGAATTCGACGTGGTGGTGCTGAAGGCGAAAACGGCTTTCGACCTGATCCCGGCCGTGTTCGCCGGCATCCTCGACCGCGACGGCGAGTTCCCCGACCGCACGGACGCGCTTGAAATTTTCCGCGCGAAGGAGGTTGCCGTCAGCGCCGATCCACCCATGGAAGTGCAGTACGACGGCGAAGCCACAGGGCTTACCACGCCGTTTTCCGCGCGCATCCTGCCCCGCGCCACGCGCCTGTTCATCTCCGACGAAGGCTACGGCCAGTTCGCGAAGTAG
- a CDS encoding TerC family protein produces the protein MDLSIFATPEAWISLLTLMFLEVVLGVDNIVFISITTNRLAPEHQHIGRKLGLLGAMISRCIFLCFASYLVHMTKPLFTLDLGFFQHAFNVRDLVLLAGGTYLIYKGIDELRDVLALTEEKAAHSEEHKQLHRIGLGQAIVTIMVMDLVFSIDSVITAVGLAEHLIIMVMAVIFAIVIMMVFIDAIADFISRHTEMKILALVFISVIGVLLFLDSLGINSGIEVLDMHMEKLMVYFAMVFAVVLELIQMRWGSNLAKWKRERRQNMTDEELHRDVLGE, from the coding sequence ATGGATCTTTCCATCTTCGCCACGCCCGAAGCTTGGATCAGCCTGCTGACGCTGATGTTTTTGGAGGTGGTGCTGGGCGTGGACAACATCGTGTTCATCTCCATCACCACCAACCGCCTGGCGCCCGAGCACCAGCACATCGGTCGTAAGCTCGGTTTGCTGGGCGCTATGATATCGCGCTGCATCTTCTTGTGCTTCGCAAGCTATTTGGTGCATATGACCAAACCGCTGTTCACTTTGGACTTGGGCTTTTTCCAACATGCGTTCAACGTGCGCGACCTGGTGCTGCTTGCGGGCGGTACATACCTGATCTACAAGGGCATCGACGAGCTTCGCGACGTGCTGGCCTTGACCGAGGAGAAGGCCGCGCATTCCGAGGAGCACAAGCAGCTGCATCGCATCGGCCTGGGCCAGGCTATCGTCACCATCATGGTCATGGACCTGGTGTTCTCCATCGACTCGGTCATCACCGCGGTGGGCTTGGCGGAGCATCTGATCATCATGGTCATGGCGGTCATCTTCGCCATCGTCATCATGATGGTGTTCATCGACGCCATCGCCGATTTTATCAGCAGGCACACGGAGATGAAGATCTTGGCCTTGGTGTTCATCTCCGTCATCGGTGTGCTGCTGTTCCTTGATTCGCTCGGCATCAATTCGGGCATCGAGGTGCTTGACATGCACATGGAGAAGCTCATGGTGTACTTCGCCATGGTGTTCGCCGTGGTGCTCGAGCTCATTCAAATGCGTTGGGGCAGCAACCTGGCGAAGTGGAAGCGCGAGCGTCGCCAGAACATGACCGACGAGGAGCTGCACCGCGACGTGTTGGGCGAGTAG